The following proteins are co-located in the Deltaproteobacteria bacterium genome:
- the pcaH gene encoding protocatechuate 3,4-dioxygenase subunit beta: MARPTGYQRDPAAAQPPYLYPDYRSTVLRAPQRPLVPLPHTLSEITGPVYGHEKVGPLDHDLTRQHDGEPLGERIIVHGRVLDVHGRPLPDALLELWQANSAGRYRHDGDNHPAPLDPNFSGGGRCTTDADGRYRFVTIKPAAYPWGNDPNAWRPAHIHFSLFGTAFVTRLITQMYFPGDPLLDCDPIFNATADAAARRRLVCRLDLEKTEPEWALAYEFDIVLRGRDATPMEG; encoded by the coding sequence ATGGCCCGGCCCACCGGATACCAACGCGACCCAGCGGCGGCACAGCCGCCGTACCTTTACCCCGACTACCGCTCCACGGTGCTGCGGGCGCCCCAGCGGCCCCTGGTGCCGTTGCCGCACACGCTGTCGGAAATCACCGGGCCGGTGTACGGCCACGAGAAGGTCGGCCCGTTGGACCACGACCTCACCCGGCAGCACGACGGCGAGCCGCTGGGCGAGCGCATCATCGTCCACGGACGGGTCCTGGACGTCCATGGCAGACCGTTGCCCGACGCCCTCCTGGAGCTCTGGCAGGCCAACTCGGCGGGCCGCTATCGCCACGACGGCGACAACCACCCCGCTCCCCTCGATCCCAACTTCAGCGGCGGCGGACGCTGCACCACCGACGCGGACGGCCGCTACCGTTTCGTGACCATCAAGCCGGCCGCGTATCCCTGGGGCAACGATCCCAACGCCTGGCGGCCGGCGCACATCCACTTCTCGCTCTTCGGCACGGCGTTCGTCACGCGCTTGATCACGCAGATGTACTTTCCGGGCGATCCGCTGCTCGACTGCGACCCCATCTTCAATGCGACCGCCGACGCGGCGGCGAGACGACGGCTGGTGTGCCGACTCGACCTCGAGAAGACCGAACCGGAATGGGCGCTCGCCTACGAGTTCGACATCGTGTTGCGGGGCCGGGACGCCACCCCCATGGAGGGTTGA
- a CDS encoding MFS transporter → MAVIFLLNFTGRVILAPLLPTVEADLGITHAQAGMFFLFVSAGYLTAMTGAGYVSARLTHRGTIILSFALLGLATMAVSGAPSLSGMRLGMFAMGLGAGLYLPSAIATITSLVSRPHWGKAISIHELAPNVSFVTVPLLGELLLRSLPWRTILFGFGAVTFLSSGLYALLGRGGRFAGEPPALAVVWRFLRDPMLWIVLVMFIMGVAITLGVFTMLPLYLVSTRGLDEGWANTLVGLSRAACPVLALVAGWAADRFGVRRTVTVTLTLSGVTVALLGLVPDPWIAPAVVIQPSVAVGFFPAGFTALSTLGDAQTRGTAVSLVVPVAFVIGGGGIPWFLGLCGDLGAFDMGFVWVGVITLAGAATSLLYKPRRTT, encoded by the coding sequence ATGGCGGTCATCTTCCTGCTCAACTTCACCGGACGCGTCATCCTGGCGCCGCTGCTGCCGACGGTGGAGGCGGATCTCGGCATCACCCACGCCCAGGCCGGCATGTTCTTCCTGTTCGTTTCCGCCGGCTACCTCACGGCCATGACCGGGGCCGGGTACGTCTCGGCCCGGCTGACGCACCGCGGCACCATCATTCTCTCCTTTGCCCTGCTGGGCTTGGCCACAATGGCGGTGTCGGGCGCGCCGAGCCTGAGCGGCATGCGCCTCGGAATGTTCGCCATGGGCTTGGGCGCCGGTCTCTACCTGCCGTCGGCCATCGCCACCATCACCTCCCTGGTGAGCCGGCCGCACTGGGGCAAGGCCATCTCCATCCACGAACTGGCCCCCAACGTGAGCTTCGTGACCGTGCCGCTGCTCGGGGAGCTGCTGCTGCGCAGCCTGCCCTGGCGCACCATCCTCTTCGGCTTCGGCGCCGTCACCTTCCTGTCCAGCGGGCTCTACGCTCTTCTCGGCCGCGGCGGCAGGTTCGCCGGCGAGCCGCCCGCCTTGGCCGTGGTCTGGCGCTTCCTCCGGGATCCCATGCTGTGGATCGTCCTGGTGATGTTCATCATGGGCGTCGCCATCACCCTCGGCGTCTTCACCATGCTGCCGCTCTACCTGGTGTCCACCCGCGGTCTCGACGAGGGTTGGGCCAACACGCTCGTGGGGCTCTCGCGCGCGGCCTGTCCGGTGCTGGCCCTGGTGGCGGGCTGGGCCGCGGACCGCTTCGGCGTGCGCCGCACCGTAACCGTGACCCTGACCCTCAGCGGCGTCACCGTGGCACTGTTGGGCCTGGTGCCGGACCCCTGGATCGCGCCGGCGGTGGTCATCCAACCCTCGGTGGCGGTGGGCTTCTTCCCCGCCGGCTTCACCGCCCTGTCGACCCTGGGCGATGCCCAGACCCGAGGCACCGCCGTCTCCCTGGTGGTACCCGTGGCGTTCGTCATCGGCGGCGGCGGCATCCCCTGGTTCCTGGGGCTGTGCGGCGACCTGGGCGCCTTCGACATGGGCTTCGTCTGGGTCGGAGTGATCACACTCGCGGGCGCGGCAACGTCGCTGCTTTACAAGCCCCGCCGTACGACGTAA